One segment of Mycolicibacterium sp. YH-1 DNA contains the following:
- a CDS encoding bifunctional 2-polyprenyl-6-hydroxyphenol methylase/3-demethylubiquinol 3-O-methyltransferase UbiG, producing MHEAEAIAANRANWDDRADVHARSEMYDVAGFLADPADISTVVQNDLSVLAPHLPEAGVRDRSLLHLQCHIGTDTVSWARLGAVDVHGLDLSPNSLHHAARIANADSRDITWVEGDARFASTLIDRHFDIVVTSAGTIVWLPELGDWAQSIHDLLEPGGLFMIRDDHPILGAMDFEPWDITDDYLSGGGVHSYEDSGSYTDNSAGQIVHTANHEWRHDLGEVVGALLHAGLEIVALRELPYMDWRAFPELVSCAQGWTLPPGSPSIPLNFAIVARRR from the coding sequence ATGCATGAGGCGGAGGCAATTGCCGCCAACCGGGCCAACTGGGACGACCGCGCCGATGTTCACGCGCGTTCCGAGATGTATGACGTCGCAGGATTTTTGGCCGATCCCGCAGATATCTCCACAGTGGTGCAGAACGACCTATCGGTCCTAGCTCCTCATCTGCCGGAGGCCGGTGTCCGCGATCGCTCGCTGCTGCACCTGCAGTGCCACATCGGCACCGACACCGTCTCCTGGGCCCGACTCGGAGCCGTCGATGTACACGGACTCGATTTGTCGCCCAACTCCCTGCACCACGCGGCCCGCATCGCCAATGCCGACTCGCGCGACATCACCTGGGTCGAGGGCGATGCCCGGTTCGCCTCGACGCTGATCGATCGCCACTTCGACATCGTCGTCACCAGCGCCGGAACCATCGTGTGGCTACCGGAACTCGGCGATTGGGCTCAGTCGATCCACGATCTCCTGGAGCCAGGTGGGCTGTTCATGATCCGCGACGATCACCCCATCCTCGGCGCGATGGATTTCGAACCGTGGGATATCACCGATGACTACCTCAGCGGTGGTGGCGTCCACAGCTACGAGGACTCGGGCAGCTACACCGACAACTCGGCCGGACAGATTGTGCACACCGCCAATCACGAGTGGCGCCATGATCTGGGCGAGGTCGTCGGTGCACTCCTGCACGCCGGTCTCGAGATCGTGGCGCTGCGGGAACTGCCCTACATGGACTGGCGCGCCTTCCCCGAGTTGGTCTCGTGTGCACAGGGATGGACACTGCCGCCCGGTTCACCGAGCATCCCGCTGAACTTCGCGATCGTCGCCCGACGCCGGTAG